The following proteins come from a genomic window of Winogradskyella sp. PC-19:
- a CDS encoding DUF1573 domain-containing protein, protein MKKIITILFIGVMSLSLNAQDKKVAKIEFKTEVIDYGTIEKGADGVRVFEFTNTGNAPLIISNVKSTCGCTVPKKPKGPIMPGETGEIEVKYDTKRVNPIRKTITVISNAETPTVALKIKGLVVDSSKTSVLDKKGKSSVEQ, encoded by the coding sequence ATGAAAAAAATAATTACAATTTTATTTATTGGCGTTATGAGTTTGAGTTTAAACGCTCAAGACAAGAAGGTTGCCAAGATTGAATTTAAAACTGAAGTAATAGATTACGGAACTATAGAGAAAGGTGCTGACGGTGTACGCGTATTTGAATTTACAAATACTGGGAATGCTCCGTTAATTATATCAAACGTTAAATCTACTTGTGGATGTACGGTTCCTAAAAAACCTAAAGGACCTATTATGCCTGGTGAAACAGGAGAAATTGAAGTTAAGTATGATACTAAAAGAGTTAATCCTATTAGAAAAACCATAACAGTTATATCTAATGCCGAAACTCCTACTGTAGCATTAAAAATCAAAGGTCTTGTTGTAGATTCTAGCAAAACTAGTGTCCTAGACAAAAAAGGAAAAAGCTCTGTGGAGCAATAG
- a CDS encoding valine--tRNA ligase, with amino-acid sequence MEIPSKYSASSVESKWYDYWMKNNYFHSTPDEREPYTIVIPPPNVTGVLHMGHMLNNTIQDVLIRRARLLGKNACWVPGTDHASIATEAKVVAKLKEQGINKNDLTREEFLKHAWDWTEEYGGVILEQLKKLGCSCDWDRTKFTLDDDMSEAVIKVFVDLYNKGMIYRGYRMVNWDPEARTTLSDEEVEYIEKQGKLYYINYKIEDSNDVLTIATTRPETLLGDTAICINPNDERHMGLKGKRAIVPINNRVIPIIEDEYVDLEFGTGCLKVTPAHDENDKVLGEKHNLEVIDIFNEDATLNSFGLHYEDKDRFVVRKEIVKELEELGAIVKIEDHTNRVGISERTKAIIEPRLSDQWFLKMKDLAQPAIEAVLETEDVKLHPKRFNNTYRHWMENIRDWNISRQLRWGQQIPAYYYGDGKEDFVVAENINEALQLAKTKTSNSNLQASDLRQDSDALDTWFSSWLWPISVFDGIRNPENEEINYYYPTNDLVTGPDILFFWVARMIVAGYEFKGKRPFENVYLTGLVRDKQRRKMSKSLGNSPDALKLIEDYGADGVRVGLLLSAAAGNDLMFDEELCNQGKSFANKIWNAFRLVKGWEVEDINQPESSKLALDWYKAKFQKALAEMEGNYNKYRLSDVLMTSYKLIYDDFCGWLLEMIKPAYGQPIDSKTFNAVIEIFEANLKVLHPFMPFLTEEIWQYMAERTPEEALIISKYPKVETSDSKIIEDFELVKDAVSGIRTIRKEKNIAFKDAIELSVINNENLDTSYNSVIAKMGNISELQTVDTAIEGALTFRVKSNEYFIPMAGAINVEEEIEKLTEELKYTEGFLKSVQKKLSNERFVNNAPEQVVASEKKKEADALAKIETINKSLSSLK; translated from the coding sequence ATGGAAATACCTTCAAAATATAGTGCTTCAAGTGTTGAGAGCAAATGGTACGACTACTGGATGAAAAACAATTATTTTCATTCGACACCAGATGAAAGAGAACCTTATACTATTGTAATACCGCCACCAAACGTAACGGGCGTATTACACATGGGGCATATGCTTAATAACACGATTCAGGATGTTTTAATCCGTCGCGCACGTTTATTAGGAAAAAATGCTTGTTGGGTTCCTGGAACAGATCATGCTTCGATTGCTACAGAAGCTAAGGTTGTTGCTAAATTAAAAGAGCAAGGTATTAATAAAAACGATTTGACTCGGGAAGAGTTTTTAAAGCATGCTTGGGATTGGACTGAAGAATATGGTGGTGTGATTCTTGAGCAACTGAAGAAGTTGGGTTGTTCTTGTGATTGGGACAGAACCAAATTTACTTTAGATGATGACATGTCCGAAGCTGTAATTAAAGTTTTTGTTGATTTATATAATAAAGGCATGATTTATCGCGGATACCGCATGGTAAATTGGGATCCAGAAGCAAGAACTACGTTGTCGGATGAAGAAGTAGAATATATTGAAAAACAAGGAAAACTCTATTACATCAATTATAAGATTGAAGACTCTAATGATGTGTTAACCATAGCTACAACACGTCCTGAAACTTTACTAGGTGATACAGCGATTTGTATCAATCCAAATGACGAAAGGCATATGGGTTTAAAGGGTAAACGTGCAATTGTTCCTATTAATAATCGTGTTATTCCTATTATTGAAGACGAATATGTAGATCTTGAATTTGGAACAGGTTGTCTCAAAGTTACTCCAGCTCACGATGAGAATGATAAAGTTTTAGGAGAAAAGCATAATCTCGAAGTGATTGATATTTTTAATGAAGATGCAACATTGAATTCTTTTGGATTACATTATGAAGATAAAGATCGTTTCGTTGTTCGTAAAGAAATAGTAAAAGAACTAGAAGAACTTGGTGCTATCGTTAAGATTGAAGACCACACGAATCGTGTTGGAATTTCGGAACGTACAAAGGCAATTATTGAACCACGTCTTTCTGATCAATGGTTTCTTAAGATGAAAGATTTAGCACAACCTGCTATTGAAGCTGTTTTAGAAACTGAGGATGTAAAGTTACATCCAAAGCGTTTCAACAATACCTATCGTCATTGGATGGAAAACATTCGTGATTGGAATATTTCTCGTCAGTTACGTTGGGGACAACAAATCCCAGCATATTATTATGGAGATGGAAAAGAAGATTTTGTAGTTGCAGAAAATATTAATGAAGCTCTGCAATTAGCAAAAACCAAAACGTCAAATTCTAATCTACAAGCATCTGATTTACGTCAAGATTCTGACGCTCTTGACACTTGGTTTAGTTCATGGTTATGGCCGATAAGTGTTTTTGACGGTATCAGAAATCCTGAAAATGAAGAAATCAATTATTATTATCCAACTAATGATTTAGTAACAGGTCCAGATATTTTATTCTTTTGGGTGGCACGTATGATTGTTGCTGGTTATGAGTTTAAAGGAAAAAGACCTTTTGAAAATGTTTACCTAACAGGTTTGGTTAGAGACAAACAACGACGAAAAATGTCTAAATCATTAGGTAATTCTCCAGATGCATTAAAACTGATTGAGGATTATGGTGCAGATGGTGTGCGAGTAGGACTACTATTAAGTGCAGCAGCTGGAAATGATTTAATGTTTGATGAAGAGTTATGTAACCAAGGTAAGTCCTTTGCTAATAAAATTTGGAATGCATTCCGATTAGTCAAAGGATGGGAAGTTGAAGATATTAATCAGCCAGAATCATCAAAATTAGCATTAGATTGGTATAAAGCTAAATTTCAAAAAGCATTAGCTGAGATGGAAGGTAATTATAACAAATACCGTTTGTCAGATGTGTTGATGACTAGTTATAAGTTAATTTACGACGATTTTTGTGGGTGGTTATTAGAAATGATAAAACCAGCGTATGGTCAACCGATAGATTCTAAAACATTTAATGCTGTAATTGAAATATTTGAGGCTAATCTAAAAGTGCTACATCCATTTATGCCATTCTTAACAGAAGAAATTTGGCAATATATGGCTGAAAGAACACCTGAAGAAGCTTTAATTATTTCAAAATATCCAAAAGTTGAAACTTCAGATTCTAAAATAATAGAAGATTTTGAATTGGTTAAGGATGCTGTATCAGGAATAAGAACGATTAGGAAAGAAAAGAACATCGCTTTTAAAGATGCTATAGAATTGTCTGTAATAAATAATGAAAATTTAGACACATCTTACAATTCAGTTATTGCTAAAATGGGTAATATTTCCGAATTGCAAACGGTAGATACTGCAATTGAAGGAGCATTGACATTTAGAGTTAAGTCTAACGAATATTTTATTCCAATGGCTGGTGCAATAAATGTAGAAGAAGAAATCGAAAAATTAACTGAAGAATTAAAGTATACTGAGGGGTTTTTAAAATCTGTTCAGAAAAAATTGTCTAACGAGCGTTTTGTAAATAATGCACCTGAGCAAGTTGTAGCTTCTGAAAAGAAAAAAGAAGCTGATGCTTTAGCTAAGATTGAAACTATAAATAAAAGCTTGTCAAGCCTAAAATAA
- the rodA gene encoding rod shape-determining protein RodA, translating into MIRENQRRFGFDWITILIYILLVGFGYVNIMSASHTGEITSYFDMGNSYGKQLIFIGTSLIIILLTLSVDAKFYERFASLIYIGAILALLGLFVFGKDINGARSWYGIGSMTIQPSEFAKFATALAVAKYISDIQTNLKNIRDQLKAAAIIFLPALLILLQNDAGSTIVYGAFFFVFFREGLQKIYLLLGFSLIVVAVLSLKYGVKITALISIIILLAAYFLNRKKRISIPQSLIILVACTVFALGVKQFYNHVLKPHQQNRISLWLRLEKDPAKLELMKKREAYNLIQSEEAISSGRFWGKGFMEGTRTTGKFVPEQDTDYIFSTVGEEWGFLGSSIVVILFVFLIIRILYLSEQQKSQFSRVYGYGVASILFVHFTINIGMVMGLIPTVGIPLPFFSYGGSGLWGFTILLFIFIKLDSNRINEW; encoded by the coding sequence ATGATAAGAGAGAATCAGAGACGTTTTGGATTTGATTGGATAACAATACTTATCTACATATTACTTGTTGGTTTTGGGTATGTTAATATAATGTCAGCATCTCATACAGGTGAAATCACAAGTTATTTTGATATGGGAAATTCCTATGGAAAGCAACTTATTTTTATTGGGACATCTCTTATCATCATTTTACTCACGCTTTCAGTTGACGCCAAGTTTTATGAAAGATTTGCTAGCCTCATATACATTGGTGCCATATTAGCTCTACTAGGCTTATTTGTATTCGGAAAAGATATAAACGGTGCACGCTCATGGTATGGCATTGGCAGTATGACTATACAACCTAGTGAATTTGCTAAATTTGCAACCGCTTTAGCAGTCGCTAAATATATTAGCGATATACAAACCAATCTGAAAAACATTAGAGACCAGCTAAAAGCTGCTGCTATTATTTTTTTGCCTGCCCTATTAATTTTACTACAAAATGATGCTGGAAGCACAATAGTATATGGCGCATTTTTCTTTGTCTTTTTTAGAGAAGGTTTACAGAAAATCTATTTATTGCTAGGGTTTTCTTTAATAGTAGTGGCTGTGTTATCCTTAAAATATGGTGTAAAAATTACTGCTTTAATTTCCATAATAATACTTTTGGCAGCATATTTTTTAAATCGAAAAAAACGTATCTCAATACCTCAATCTTTAATAATTTTGGTCGCATGTACAGTATTTGCATTAGGGGTGAAACAATTTTACAATCATGTTTTAAAACCACACCAGCAAAACCGAATTAGTCTTTGGCTACGTTTAGAAAAAGACCCAGCTAAATTAGAGCTTATGAAAAAACGTGAAGCCTATAACCTAATTCAATCCGAAGAAGCAATTAGCTCCGGAAGATTTTGGGGAAAAGGCTTCATGGAAGGTACACGTACCACCGGTAAATTTGTACCAGAACAAGATACCGACTATATTTTTAGTACTGTTGGCGAAGAATGGGGCTTTTTGGGTTCTAGTATTGTTGTTATTCTTTTCGTATTTCTTATTATTAGAATCTTATACTTATCAGAACAACAAAAATCACAATTTAGCCGTGTCTATGGCTACGGAGTTGCGTCTATACTATTTGTACATTTTACAATAAATATCGGTATGGTTATGGGATTAATACCAACAGTTGGTATACCACTACCCTTTTTTAGTTACGGTGGCTCTGGGCTTTGGGGCTTTACGATTTTGCTTTTTATTTTTATTAAGCTAGATAGTAATAGGATTAATGAATGGTAA
- the mrdA gene encoding penicillin-binding protein 2, protein MRKLLLLTLVVFVGIAFIARLYYLQVHSSKNYNPLDDTAVRKVFTYPKRGYVYDRNGELLVANQPSYDVMVIPREVEEFDISEFCSLLKITEEKFHKTLEKAKNYSPRLPYVFLSNLAKDDYAVLQEKMRKYDGFYIQKRSIRTYRKTIGANVLGDIGEVNQAIINKDGYYGKGDLIGKQGVEKTYEKILRGIKGTKFIQKDRFNRDLGAFKGGKNDTIAQPGKDITITIDSKLQEYGELLMTNKRGGIVVIEPSSGEILAMVSGPTYNPNLLVGRERSKNFTKLYNDSLAQPLFDRGLQAMYPPGSPFKTINALIGLQEGVIDTNDTFRCSMGFNYGNRKMGCHAHRSPANMNLGIYESCNAYFANVYLKIMNKYDTPAKSMDTWSNHVKSFGLGNYLGNDLSVGQPGKIPAAITYDRAHGKGKWYPTFTLSNAIGQGEVLATPIQLANMAAAIGNRGYYYTPHIIKNIENDTIPSKYTTPNYTTIAKKHFEPVIQGMFDVYNKGTAEMLKVRGIDICGKTGTAENFAIIDSTKTQLTDHSIFIAFAPKDNPKIAIAVFIENGYFGSRFAGKMASLMIEKYLKNEITRTDLENFVLSHSLEHEYKKPYSGEPFKINRETTLETIPQEEFEALKYLKAKIDSK, encoded by the coding sequence ATGAGAAAACTGTTACTATTAACGCTAGTTGTATTTGTAGGTATCGCTTTTATTGCGCGACTATATTATCTTCAGGTTCATAGTTCAAAAAACTATAATCCCTTGGACGATACGGCTGTCAGAAAAGTATTTACATATCCTAAACGCGGTTATGTTTATGATAGAAACGGTGAACTCTTAGTAGCAAATCAACCATCTTATGATGTGATGGTTATTCCTAGAGAAGTTGAAGAATTTGATATTTCAGAATTTTGCTCTCTTCTAAAAATAACCGAAGAAAAATTTCACAAGACACTAGAGAAAGCCAAAAATTATTCTCCAAGGTTGCCTTATGTTTTTCTTTCAAATTTAGCTAAAGATGATTATGCTGTTTTACAAGAAAAAATGCGAAAGTATGATGGATTTTACATCCAAAAACGTTCTATCAGAACATATCGAAAAACTATTGGAGCTAATGTTCTTGGCGATATTGGAGAAGTAAATCAAGCCATCATAAACAAAGATGGTTATTATGGAAAAGGTGATTTAATTGGCAAACAAGGTGTTGAGAAAACTTATGAAAAAATTCTTCGAGGAATAAAAGGTACAAAGTTTATTCAAAAAGATAGATTTAATAGAGATTTAGGAGCTTTTAAAGGTGGCAAAAATGATACAATAGCGCAACCTGGAAAAGACATTACTATAACCATAGATTCAAAATTACAAGAGTATGGCGAATTATTAATGACAAACAAACGTGGTGGTATTGTAGTTATTGAACCTAGTAGTGGAGAAATATTAGCAATGGTCTCTGGACCTACATATAACCCTAACTTACTGGTCGGAAGAGAACGATCAAAAAACTTTACCAAGCTTTATAATGATAGTCTTGCACAACCTTTGTTTGATAGAGGCTTACAAGCCATGTATCCTCCTGGTTCTCCATTTAAAACTATAAATGCATTAATAGGTTTACAAGAAGGTGTTATAGACACTAATGATACATTTAGATGTAGCATGGGTTTTAACTATGGAAATAGAAAAATGGGTTGTCATGCTCACAGAAGTCCTGCAAATATGAACTTAGGCATTTATGAATCCTGTAATGCTTATTTTGCAAATGTGTATCTAAAAATCATGAATAAATATGATACTCCAGCAAAGTCAATGGATACATGGAGTAACCACGTTAAAAGTTTTGGGCTAGGCAATTACCTCGGGAATGACTTATCCGTTGGTCAACCGGGCAAAATCCCAGCAGCTATAACTTATGACAGAGCTCACGGTAAAGGCAAATGGTATCCAACTTTCACATTATCCAATGCCATTGGACAAGGAGAAGTTTTAGCCACGCCAATACAATTGGCAAATATGGCAGCTGCTATTGGTAATCGTGGCTATTATTACACACCTCATATCATTAAGAATATTGAGAATGATACAATTCCTTCAAAATACACAACACCTAATTACACCACTATTGCTAAAAAACATTTTGAACCAGTTATACAAGGTATGTTCGATGTGTATAACAAAGGAACTGCTGAAATGCTAAAAGTTAGAGGTATTGATATTTGTGGTAAAACAGGAACTGCCGAAAATTTTGCCATTATTGACAGTACCAAAACGCAACTTACCGACCACTCTATTTTTATAGCTTTTGCACCAAAAGACAATCCGAAAATTGCAATAGCTGTTTTTATCGAAAATGGTTATTTCGGAAGTCGATTTGCTGGAAAAATGGCGAGTTTAATGATTGAAAAATATCTCAAAAACGAAATAACAAGAACAGATTTAGAAAACTTTGTATTATCGCACTCATTAGAACACGAGTATAAAAAACCTTATTCTGGTGAGCCATTCAAAATCAACAGAGAGACAACTTTAGAAACTATTCCTCAAGAAGAGTTTGAAGCTTTAAAATATCTAAAAGCAAAAATAGACAGCAAATGA
- a CDS encoding rod shape-determining protein MreD has product MGYINPFIYIIFILLFPVKNNRLLFLILAFNLGLLVDMFLDSGGVHAGASVCLAFARPVFLKYAFGTMYDHQNLKFGHTDIGALIMYVSGCVIFHHIILFYLEIFNISQIILLLKKALFSGIFTVSLSLILILLFKTRK; this is encoded by the coding sequence TTGGGATACATAAATCCTTTTATTTACATCATTTTTATTTTATTATTCCCTGTAAAAAATAACCGATTATTATTTTTAATTCTTGCATTTAATCTTGGATTACTTGTAGATATGTTTTTAGATTCTGGAGGTGTTCATGCTGGTGCATCAGTGTGCTTAGCATTTGCTAGACCTGTATTTTTAAAATATGCTTTTGGGACTATGTATGACCATCAAAATCTAAAGTTTGGTCATACAGACATTGGGGCTCTTATAATGTATGTTAGCGGTTGTGTTATTTTTCACCATATAATACTTTTTTATCTCGAAATTTTTAACATTTCGCAGATAATTCTTTTATTAAAAAAGGCGTTATTCTCTGGCATATTCACCGTAAGTCTGAGTCTAATACTTATTCTATTATTCAAAACTCGTAAATGA
- the mreC gene encoding rod shape-determining protein MreC, whose translation MQQIFNFVIRNKTFLLFLLLFGIALSLTIQSHSYHKSQFINSANSLTGGVYGTVNSIGQYFDLKEQNSILVEENKLLREQLLNTNKVSQNIIDNSSFNDEQFDIISAEVYKNSYDSPNNYLTINRGLRDSIQQDFGVITSKGIVGIIDNTSNKYSTVLSILSKKSRINAKLKSSNQSGSLTWDTNSPYFAQLEDVSKFAKLNIGDTIVTGGQSAIFPKGIEIGKVEEFTTDTGGDTYTIQVRLFNDMTTLQHVYIIKNNDIEELKTLEELNNE comes from the coding sequence ATGCAACAAATTTTCAATTTTGTAATTAGAAACAAAACATTTCTATTGTTTTTATTACTCTTTGGTATTGCATTATCCCTTACAATTCAATCACACTCTTACCATAAAAGTCAATTTATAAACTCTGCTAATAGCCTAACTGGTGGCGTATATGGTACAGTAAATAGCATAGGACAGTACTTTGATTTAAAAGAGCAAAATTCAATCTTAGTTGAAGAAAACAAATTACTTCGTGAACAGCTATTAAATACTAACAAGGTTAGTCAAAATATTATAGATAATTCTAGTTTTAATGATGAACAATTTGATATAATATCTGCTGAAGTTTATAAGAATAGCTACGATTCTCCAAATAATTACTTGACCATTAATCGAGGATTACGTGACAGTATTCAGCAAGATTTTGGAGTTATTACCTCAAAAGGTATAGTTGGAATTATAGATAACACTTCGAACAAGTATTCAACTGTACTCTCTATTTTAAGTAAAAAAAGTCGTATCAATGCAAAGCTTAAATCATCCAATCAAAGTGGCTCACTGACATGGGATACAAATTCTCCTTACTTTGCGCAATTGGAAGATGTCTCTAAATTTGCAAAGCTAAACATTGGAGACACAATAGTCACTGGAGGACAATCAGCAATTTTCCCAAAAGGCATTGAAATTGGTAAGGTTGAAGAATTTACGACTGATACTGGTGGAGATACTTACACAATCCAAGTACGTCTATTTAATGATATGACAACCCTTCAGCATGTATATATTATAAAAAATAATGATATCGAGGAGTTAAAAACTCTAGAAGAACTTAATAATGAATAA
- a CDS encoding rod shape-determining protein, with protein MGFFDFLTEEIAIDLGTANTLIIHNDKVVVDSPSIVARDRISGKIIAVGKEANMMQGKTHENIKTIRPLKDGVIADFDASEQMINLFIKNIPALKKKLFNPSLRMVVCIPSGITEVEMRAVKESCERVNGKEVYLIHEPMAAAIGIGVDIMQPKGNMIVDIGGGTTEIAVIALGGIVCDKSVKVAGDVFTNDIIYYMRTQHNLYVGDRTAEKIKIQIGAATEDLDLPPEDMSVQGRDLLTGKPKQVQISYREIAKALDKSILRVEDSVMETLSQTPPELAADIYNTGIYLAGGGSMLRGLDKRLSQKTDLPVYIAEDPLRAVVRGTGITLKNLAKYKSVLIK; from the coding sequence ATGGGATTTTTTGACTTCCTAACAGAAGAAATAGCTATTGATTTAGGTACCGCAAACACATTAATTATTCACAATGACAAAGTCGTTGTCGACAGCCCATCGATTGTTGCCAGAGACAGAATTTCAGGAAAAATAATTGCTGTTGGTAAAGAAGCCAACATGATGCAAGGTAAGACACACGAGAATATAAAAACAATTCGTCCATTAAAAGACGGTGTAATTGCAGATTTTGATGCGTCAGAGCAAATGATAAATTTATTTATCAAAAACATCCCTGCTTTAAAGAAAAAATTATTCAACCCTTCTTTACGCATGGTTGTCTGTATTCCCTCTGGAATTACTGAAGTAGAAATGCGAGCAGTAAAGGAATCTTGTGAACGCGTTAATGGCAAGGAAGTTTATTTGATCCATGAACCAATGGCTGCAGCTATTGGTATTGGCGTAGACATCATGCAACCAAAAGGTAACATGATTGTAGATATTGGTGGAGGCACAACAGAGATTGCCGTTATTGCCTTAGGTGGTATTGTATGTGACAAATCTGTTAAGGTTGCTGGTGATGTATTTACAAATGATATCATTTATTACATGCGTACACAACACAATCTTTACGTTGGTGACCGTACAGCCGAAAAAATTAAAATACAAATTGGTGCTGCTACTGAAGATTTAGATTTGCCACCAGAAGATATGAGCGTTCAAGGACGAGATTTATTAACTGGTAAACCGAAACAGGTTCAAATCTCATATCGAGAAATTGCAAAAGCACTAGACAAATCTATCTTAAGAGTAGAGGATTCTGTTATGGAAACTTTATCTCAGACGCCTCCAGAATTAGCAGCAGATATTTACAATACAGGAATTTATTTAGCCGGTGGTGGCTCGATGCTTAGAGGTCTAGACAAACGTTTGTCTCAAAAAACAGATTTACCTGTTTATATTGCAGAAGACCCATTAAGAGCAGTTGTTCGTGGTACTGGAATTACTCTGAAAAATCTAGCTAAATACAAAAGCGTATTGATTAAATAA
- the purH gene encoding bifunctional phosphoribosylaminoimidazolecarboxamide formyltransferase/IMP cyclohydrolase: MSNKTISSALISVFSKDGLEPIVKKLNDLGVTIYSTGGTEKFIKDLGINVVPVEDVTSYPSILGGRVKTLHPKVFGGILNRQNHEGDVSELKEFEIPQIDLVIVDLYPFEKTVASGASNQDIIEKIDIGGISLIRAAAKNYADVTCVSSVDDYSEFLDLLNSKNGETSEDDRKRFAAKAFNVSSHYDSAIFNYFNKNHEIASLKVSETNGKVLRYGENPHQKGFFFGDFDAMFTKLHGKDLSYNNLLDVDAAVNLIFEFKGEAPTFAILKHNNACGFAQRSSVYQAYVDALAGDPVSAFGGILISNTEIDAATAEEIHKLFCEVVIAPSFSDDALAILKGKKNKILLILNDVELPKTTVRTCLNGALVQERDAKTDCPEDLKSVTKTTPTLAQIEDLIFASKICKHTKSNTIVLVKGKQLCASGTGQTSRVDALNQAIHKAQSFNFDLKGAVMASDAFFPFPDCVEIADNAGIVSVIQPGGSIKDELSINYCDANDVSMVFTGTRHFKH, encoded by the coding sequence ATGAGCAACAAAACCATTTCATCGGCACTAATTTCGGTATTTAGTAAGGATGGACTAGAACCAATCGTAAAAAAACTTAATGACCTTGGCGTAACAATTTACTCGACAGGAGGAACAGAGAAATTCATTAAAGACCTAGGTATTAATGTCGTACCTGTCGAAGATGTTACATCTTACCCTTCAATACTTGGAGGACGTGTAAAGACATTACACCCAAAAGTGTTTGGAGGTATCTTAAACCGTCAAAATCATGAAGGTGATGTTTCTGAACTAAAAGAATTTGAAATCCCACAAATAGACTTAGTCATTGTAGATTTATATCCGTTTGAAAAAACAGTAGCCTCTGGAGCTAGCAACCAAGATATCATTGAAAAAATTGATATAGGTGGTATTTCTTTAATTAGAGCTGCTGCAAAAAATTATGCAGATGTAACTTGTGTTTCTTCTGTTGATGATTATTCTGAATTTTTAGATCTTTTAAATTCTAAGAATGGTGAAACCTCTGAAGATGACAGAAAGCGTTTTGCTGCAAAAGCGTTTAATGTTTCATCACATTATGATTCGGCAATTTTTAACTATTTCAATAAAAATCATGAGATAGCATCTTTAAAGGTTTCTGAAACAAACGGTAAAGTTTTACGTTACGGAGAAAACCCTCACCAGAAAGGATTTTTCTTTGGAGATTTTGATGCGATGTTTACAAAATTACATGGAAAAGATTTAAGTTACAATAATCTTTTAGATGTAGACGCTGCCGTAAATTTAATTTTTGAATTTAAGGGAGAAGCACCAACATTTGCTATCTTAAAACATAATAATGCGTGTGGTTTTGCGCAACGCAGTTCTGTTTATCAAGCTTATGTAGATGCATTAGCTGGTGACCCAGTTTCTGCTTTTGGTGGCATATTAATTTCTAATACCGAAATTGACGCAGCTACTGCTGAAGAAATACACAAACTATTCTGCGAAGTGGTTATTGCGCCTTCATTTAGTGATGATGCGTTAGCTATTTTAAAAGGAAAGAAAAATAAAATTCTTTTAATTCTAAATGATGTTGAGTTACCAAAAACTACTGTAAGAACTTGCTTAAATGGAGCTTTAGTTCAAGAAAGAGATGCTAAAACTGATTGTCCAGAAGATTTAAAATCGGTAACTAAAACTACACCAACTTTAGCACAAATTGAAGATTTAATTTTTGCTTCAAAAATATGTAAGCATACCAAATCTAATACTATAGTTTTGGTAAAAGGTAAACAATTGTGCGCCAGCGGAACTGGACAAACAAGTCGTGTCGATGCGCTTAATCAAGCGATTCATAAAGCACAGTCTTTCAATTTTGACTTAAAAGGCGCTGTAATGGCGAGTGATGCATTTTTTCCTTTCCCTGATTGTGTAGAAATTGCAGATAATGCAGGTATTGTTTCAGTAATTCAACCTGGAGGTTCGATAAAAGATGAATTAAGTATTAATTATTGCGATGCTAATGATGTATCAATGGTATTCACAGGAACACGCCATTTTAAACACTAG